The DNA region CCGCAACCCGACCCTCATCCTTTCCGACGCCTCCATTGCCCAGATGATGGAGCCGGTTACGCTTCCCGAAATGAAGGAGCATGACCCGAACGCGGATTGGGCCGTACGCGGCAAGCACGGCAAGCCCTTCAAGCGCGTGACCTCGACCATGTACTACATCGAGGACTTCGACGCCTACATCAAGAATAAATACGACGAGATGGCTGATGCCGAGCAGCGCTGGGAATCCATCAAGGTCGACGACGCGGAGTTGGTCCTCGTGGCCTACGGCATCAGCTCCCGCATCTGCCAGGAAGCCGTCGAGATCGCCCGCAGCCAGGGCATCCGCCTGGGCCTGCTCCGTCCCATCACCCTGTGGCCCTTCCCGGCCAAGGCCTTTGCCGAGGTCAACCCGGACGTAAAGGCATACCTGTCCGTGGAACTGTGCGCCCTTCCGAAAATGGTGGAGGACGTCAGGCTCGCCAGCGAAATGAAAGCCCCGGTGGAGATCTTCCTCGGCGGCGCGCATATCCCTGAATCCTCCGCCATCGTCGAACGCGCGGTGGCCATTCTCAACGCACAGAGGTAGTCAAATGACGGAAAAACGTACCCCCAACCTCCTCGTCGAGCCGAACAAGTTCTGTCCCGGTTGCGGCCACGGCATCATCAACCGTGTC from Oceanidesulfovibrio marinus includes:
- the vorB gene encoding 3-methyl-2-oxobutanoate dehydrogenase subunit VorB, translated to MPRQLMKGNDALSEAAVRAGCRFFGGYPITPQSEIPEYLSWRMPEVGGTFIQAESELSGVNMVYGAAAAGFRAMTSSSGPGFSLLQEGISYIASAELPAVFIDVQRYGSGLGDIFQAQGDYWQATRGGGHGDYRMLVYAPASVQESVDLVSVAFDKADQYRNPTLILSDASIAQMMEPVTLPEMKEHDPNADWAVRGKHGKPFKRVTSTMYYIEDFDAYIKNKYDEMADAEQRWESIKVDDAELVLVAYGISSRICQEAVEIARSQGIRLGLLRPITLWPFPAKAFAEVNPDVKAYLSVELCALPKMVEDVRLASEMKAPVEIFLGGAHIPESSAIVERAVAILNAQR